A window of the Choristoneura fumiferana chromosome 30, NRCan_CFum_1, whole genome shotgun sequence genome harbors these coding sequences:
- the LOC141444790 gene encoding uncharacterized protein, which produces MRYIFYPFKILIDCCNVSYTNQFHTWAHITSNIQSLTYILSYKPNIGFLPFKSVTLTMKEVKMLNPQIIFLILMVVVSSWAETLLYGIDRDRKFTNFGYTQGQGRSDQSDHPERLNIWFTRFYKDARPHYSWQAFLPHHRRLLLRFSG; this is translated from the exons ATGAGGTATATATTTTACCCATTCAAAATATTAATTGACTGTTGTAATGTTTCATATACAAATCAATTTCACACTTGGGCCCATATTACATCCAACATTCAATCACTAACATACATTCTCTCATACAAACCAAACATTGGATTCCTGCCATTCAAATCTGTGACATTGACGATGAAAGAGGTCAAAATGTTGAACCCCCAGATTATATTTCTAATTCTAATGGTTGTTGTTTCAT CGTGGGCGGAAACCCTTCTGTACGGCATAGACCGTGACCGCAAGTTCACTAACTTCGGGTACACGCAGGGGCAGGGCCGCTCGGACCAGTCGGACCACCCCGAGCGCCTCAACATCTGGTTCACGCGGTTCTACAAGGACGCCCGGCCACATTACTCCTGGCAAGCGTTCCTGCCGCATCATAGGAGGCTGCTGCTTCGCTTCTCCGGCTAG